In the genome of Aequorivita sp. H23M31, the window TTCAAGTTGCTCCAACAATTCTTTAAGGAAACTTTCAGAATTTTGAGTATCAAAGTTTTCATCACTAATTTTATATAAAACATCGAGGTCGTGTAAAGGACGTATGGCGGTATATCTGGGTAATGACCCAATTTGCCTACAATTACCCTGACCTAAGACATCTGTAAAAGATTTGTACACTTCAGAAACAAAAGAAATATCTTCTTGTTTAGGCGAAATATTCTCCTTTACAAAAGTACGCAGAAAGGATTCTATCTTATTTTTTGCCATAATTCGTTGTAATCATAGAAATTAGAATATCATTTAATAATCGTCCTCTAAAGTTGACAATAATGGAGTTTCGTTTAGAATTAATCGCATTTAAAACATCATCTTCTATTCTTCCACCATAACTCGGTGCATAGACAATAAGAGAATCACTGTCATTTTTGAGAGCGATAATTTCTAATATACAGTCTTTAAATTCAGGATAATAAACAATCATCATAGAGTGGTCACGCCCTTTATCTAGTTCTTTTTTACCAATTATATCTATGTTTTTGTCTTTAAATAATTTGGAATCAACCAATGCCAATTTTAATGAAGTAGCTTCATTTCCCACATAAAGAGCTATTTTTCTATTGTACAAGCTTTTCCCTAATCTCCATAGGACAGGGATGATTCCTCTTACAGCTCCGACAAATAACATTATCGTTGTGAAGCCACCTATGGCAAAAACCAACCATTTAAAAAATATAAGTCCGTATTCAAGTATTTCTTTCTCCATAATATTTTAATTTTTAACTCTTACCTCCCCCGTCAACAACCGCTGCATCAACCCCCGCTTCTGCACCTGAAGCCTAGCAAGTTCGCTTTGCAATAATCCAATCTCTTTATCCGCAGCACTTAAAACGGAAGATATTCTTTGTTGCTCTTTTATCAAAGGAATTTTAAATTTCAAATTTTCGAGAGATTTCTTAGTGAATCCTTTGATAGAAGTGCCCTGATTATGTGAAATCAAACTTCCGATTATGGATTGAATCTTATATCCTAGAAAAATCAAGTCTCCTCTATTTGGGATCAAACTTGTAAAATCTTGACTAGTACATATATCTTGATTGTTTATTGCTACCTTGCCAACACCAACTCTTGAAACAATAAGAATACTATGTGCTGGAATTAATTTAGTTGCAGATTTTTCAATTGCTTCTTGAGAAATAAAACGAGAAATATCCAAATCAAACAAATTATTTTGTCCCAAATCGGAACTAGAAATCCAAGGTATTTCTCCATTCCAAAAATCAGGGTCTTTTGTGGATGGGGTGCCACCGCCAACGAGTTCTCCTAAGTCTCCAAGCTTAATCCTTTCCCACTCCCCCTCAAACCCCTCAAAGCGTTTTTTCCCCGACAACAACAATTGCATCAACCCCTTTTTAAACTCCTGCTTTGCGGCAATAAGCTGTTCTTGTTTTGCAATGGCGCTATCCCAAGTGGAGAGAATGGTGGCGATTTTTTGTTGCTCTGGAAGAGTAGGTAATACTATTTTAAATTTTTGGAGATTCCCTTTTGAAATTCCATATACCTTGCTTCCCGTTGCAATTGTTTTTAGCGCTTTCTTTACTAGAGGGTTTCTAAAAATATAGACTCTAAAACCTTCTGCTGTTTTATTAGCTTTATCTCTAAAAGCGAAAGTGTGTAAGCCACTTATCACTTCTCTATCATTGACGTTTTTAAGTTCAATAGCCTCTCCTACGCCCTCATAATCTTCTGAAGCATCGGCAATAACCAAATCCCCATCCTTTAAATAGTCAGCATTATTTGATATAGCAATTTCCTTGTTTATTTTCGGAA includes:
- a CDS encoding restriction endonuclease subunit S yields the protein MFDFLSTNSLSRNQLNYEEEKGVYNIHYGDIHATYKRPILDFEIENRVPKINKEIAISNNADYLKDGDLVIADASEDYEGVGEAIELKNVNDREVISGLHTFAFRDKANKTAEGFRVYIFRNPLVKKALKTIATGSKVYGISKGNLQKFKIVLPTLPEQQKIATILSTWDSAIAKQEQLIAAKQEFKKGLMQLLLSGKKRFEGFEGEWERIKLGDLGELVGGGTPSTKDPDFWNGEIPWISSSDLGQNNLFDLDISRFISQEAIEKSATKLIPAHSILIVSRVGVGKVAINNQDICTSQDFTSLIPNRGDLIFLGYKIQSIIGSLISHNQGTSIKGFTKKSLENLKFKIPLIKEQQRISSVLSAADKEIGLLQSELARLQVQKRGLMQRLLTGEVRVKN